Proteins from a single region of Hordeum vulgare subsp. vulgare chromosome 6H, MorexV3_pseudomolecules_assembly, whole genome shotgun sequence:
- the LOC123403378 gene encoding uncharacterized protein LOC123403378, which translates to MAAASSRRSGRRRTWETLDHQQPRPSSSLSPTYMNACSTAAQIPYPTHLNARCAIAAITNPSWGSKRARTASNRNPPLHHHHPPDTDNCSRDWTNLGEGPAGLIAERVLANDVADYVRFRAVCGPWRRCCDDPRGHGALDRRFHPRRWVMLRE; encoded by the exons ATGGCGGCCGCGTCTAGCAGGAGATCCGGGCGGCGGCGAACGTGGGAAACCCTCGACCATCAACAACCACGCccatcctcctctctctccccgacTTACATGAACGCATGCTCCACCGCCGCCCAGATCCCCTATCCGACTCATCTGAATGCTCGTTGCGCCATCGCCGCTATCACGAACCCCTCCTGGGGATCCAAGCGCGCGCGTACCGCGTCTAATCGCAATCCACcgctgcatcatcatcatcctcctgaTACTGATAACTG CAGCAGGGACTGGACGAATCTTGGGGAAGGTCCAGCGGGGCTCATCGCCGAGCGCGTCCTCGCCAACGACGTGGCGGACTACGTCCGCTTCCGCGCCGTGTGCGGCCCGTGGCGTCGGTGCTGCGACGACCCGCGCGGGCACGGCGCTCTCGACCGCCGGTTCCACCCCCGGCGGTGGGTCATGCTCCGGGAGTAG